One window from the genome of Phycisphaerales bacterium encodes:
- a CDS encoding GNAT family N-acetyltransferase yields MIRVERITPKSPLYPSSVALRESVLLNPIGFDHAKFTNEYPGVDDRAEHFVAVMDHPTGNRVVGCLLLLTDEEPSAGGQTQAKVMQMAVDPQRQGEGLGRRLVVAAEARAFGELGLARLYCHAQDRAIGFYEALGWTPEGEPFEEAGIGHRKMVFDAPPQPTGDAAEALEGDPLYGDGV; encoded by the coding sequence GTGATCAGGGTCGAACGCATCACGCCTAAGAGCCCGCTCTACCCGAGCTCGGTCGCCCTGCGCGAAAGCGTCCTGCTCAACCCCATCGGCTTCGATCACGCGAAGTTCACCAATGAGTACCCCGGCGTCGACGACCGAGCCGAGCACTTCGTGGCGGTCATGGACCACCCGACCGGCAACAGGGTCGTGGGTTGCCTGCTGCTCCTGACCGACGAGGAGCCCAGTGCGGGCGGCCAGACACAGGCAAAGGTCATGCAGATGGCCGTCGACCCGCAACGGCAGGGCGAGGGTCTCGGCCGCCGCCTGGTCGTCGCCGCCGAGGCCCGGGCCTTCGGAGAGCTCGGCCTCGCCCGCCTCTACTGCCACGCCCAGGACCGCGCCATCGGCTTCTACGAGGCGCTGGGCTGGACTCCCGAGGGCGAGCCCTTCGAGGAAGCGGGCATCGGCCACCGCAAGATGGTCTTCGACGCCCCGCCCCAGCCGACCGGCGACGCCGCCGAGGCGCTCGAGGGAGACCCGCTGTATGGGGATGGGGTCTAG